In Catenulispora sp. GP43, a single genomic region encodes these proteins:
- a CDS encoding cytochrome P450, whose product MSRLTQTAGFVASLYTQRAFTHYLAYVRHEPMAQLATRKGSQDPYAIYRQMQQNGPLYLTARGNWSTASHRVCNAVLRDRKFGVMQDEYLDLSFLGMNPPNHTRLRRLAQPAFSPKTLPAFRDRIENTVADLLDRATSRGGSFDLVTDFAAPLPISVITELLGIPDADSREFAEHGAVVGGALDGVNSLRQAARFQAAQAALHTLFENVFELRRREPADDLISRLLAAEGDQLQPSELEPMVFLLLIAGFETTVNVIGNCVLALLRNPEQWEALRADPERLAPQAVEEALRYDPPVQGTSRIALEDAELEGRHVRRGQTVFTMIGGAGRDPEVYDHPDTFDIERPNPAEHLAFSSGIHYCVGQPLARMELTIAIQMLAERMPKLRLAGPVRRRRTTTIRGLQRLVVSAD is encoded by the coding sequence ATGAGCAGGCTCACGCAGACAGCCGGATTCGTCGCATCGCTCTACACACAGCGTGCCTTCACCCACTATCTGGCCTACGTACGACACGAGCCGATGGCGCAGCTCGCCACCCGCAAAGGCAGCCAGGACCCGTACGCGATCTACCGGCAGATGCAGCAGAACGGGCCGCTCTACCTGACGGCGCGCGGCAACTGGTCCACGGCGAGCCACCGGGTGTGCAACGCGGTACTGCGCGACCGGAAGTTCGGCGTCATGCAGGACGAGTACCTGGACCTGTCGTTCCTCGGCATGAACCCGCCGAACCACACCAGACTGCGCCGCCTGGCACAGCCCGCCTTCAGCCCGAAGACCCTCCCGGCCTTCCGCGACCGCATCGAGAACACGGTCGCGGACCTCCTCGACCGCGCGACGTCCCGCGGCGGCAGCTTCGACCTCGTCACCGATTTCGCCGCGCCGCTCCCGATCAGCGTCATCACCGAACTCCTCGGCATCCCCGACGCCGACAGCCGCGAGTTCGCCGAACACGGCGCCGTCGTCGGCGGCGCACTCGACGGGGTCAACTCGCTGCGCCAAGCGGCACGCTTCCAAGCCGCACAGGCAGCGCTGCACACCCTGTTCGAGAACGTCTTCGAGCTCCGCCGCCGCGAACCGGCCGACGACCTGATCAGCCGCCTGCTGGCGGCCGAAGGCGACCAGCTCCAGCCGAGCGAGCTGGAACCGATGGTCTTCCTGCTCCTGATCGCCGGCTTCGAGACGACGGTCAACGTCATCGGCAACTGCGTCCTGGCCCTGCTGCGCAACCCGGAACAGTGGGAAGCCCTCCGCGCGGACCCCGAACGCCTGGCCCCCCAAGCGGTCGAGGAGGCACTCCGCTACGACCCACCGGTTCAGGGCACCAGCCGCATCGCCCTGGAGGACGCGGAACTCGAAGGGCGGCACGTCCGCCGAGGACAGACCGTCTTCACCATGATCGGCGGCGCCGGCCGCGACCCCGAGGTCTACGACCACCCGGACACCTTCGACATCGAACGCCCCAACCCCGCCGAACACCTGGCCTTCTCCAGTGGCATCCACTACTGCGTGGGGCAACCGCTGGCCCGCATGGAGCTGACCATCGCCATCCAGATGCTGGCGGAGCGCATGCCGAAGCTTCGGCTCGCCGGGCCGGTGCGGCGGCGGAGGACGACGACGATCAGGGGGTTGCAGCGGTTGGTGGTGAGTGCGGACTGA
- a CDS encoding glycosyltransferase family 2 protein, with protein sequence MGSVSVVIPCYRYGHFLADCVRSVLDEQPGVDVRVLIIDDCSPDDSADKARELAAADPRISVAVHEVNRGHIATYNEGLLDWADGDYSVLLSADDRLTPGALVRATALLDAHPSVGFVYGHPLTFQDGSSLPPARGADWRSGEWAVRPGLWWLRRRFRTAEGCITSPEVVMRTSVQKRIGGYDPALPHSGDIEMWMRAASVAGVGHIRGADQAYYRRHGANMSTVDFGGQLDDLRQRRAAFESVLVKCGDALPDADAWAAEMRRKLARQALRRAVRAYDKGLTGTVPVTELIAFAEDCWPEYRRLPEYAGLRVRRTVGERAMPYLRPLVVSAAVNRGREWVWWQSWRRRGW encoded by the coding sequence ATGGGCAGTGTCAGCGTCGTGATCCCGTGCTATCGGTACGGGCACTTCTTGGCCGACTGCGTGCGCAGCGTGCTGGACGAGCAGCCCGGCGTCGACGTACGGGTCCTGATCATCGACGACTGCTCGCCCGACGACTCGGCGGACAAGGCGCGGGAACTGGCGGCGGCGGACCCGCGCATCTCGGTGGCGGTCCACGAGGTGAACCGGGGCCACATCGCGACGTACAACGAAGGACTGTTGGACTGGGCCGACGGGGACTACAGCGTCCTGCTGTCGGCAGACGACCGGCTGACCCCGGGAGCCCTGGTGCGCGCGACGGCACTGCTGGACGCGCACCCCTCGGTCGGCTTCGTGTACGGGCACCCGCTGACCTTCCAGGACGGCTCGTCGCTGCCGCCGGCGCGCGGGGCGGACTGGCGCAGCGGCGAGTGGGCGGTGCGGCCCGGACTGTGGTGGCTGCGGCGCCGGTTCCGCACAGCGGAGGGCTGCATCACGTCCCCGGAGGTGGTGATGCGCACCTCGGTCCAGAAGCGCATCGGCGGCTATGACCCGGCGCTCCCGCACTCCGGCGACATCGAGATGTGGATGCGCGCCGCCTCGGTGGCCGGCGTCGGCCACATCCGCGGCGCGGACCAGGCGTACTACCGCCGCCACGGCGCGAACATGTCGACGGTCGACTTCGGCGGCCAGCTCGACGACCTGCGCCAACGCCGTGCTGCCTTCGAGTCGGTCCTGGTGAAGTGCGGCGACGCACTGCCGGACGCGGACGCCTGGGCCGCGGAGATGCGCCGGAAGCTGGCCCGGCAGGCGCTGCGACGAGCGGTGCGCGCGTACGACAAGGGGCTGACGGGGACGGTTCCGGTGACGGAGCTGATCGCCTTCGCCGAGGACTGCTGGCCGGAGTACCGGCGGCTGCCGGAGTACGCGGGCTTGCGGGTGCGGCGGACGGTCGGGGAGCGGGCTATGCCGTACCTGCGGCCGCTGGTGGTGAGCGCGGCGGTGAACCGGGGGCGGGAGTGGGTGTGGTGGCAGTCTTGGCGGCGGCGGGGGTGGTAG
- a CDS encoding DUF4082 domain-containing protein, which produces MAHNRIYRGLRKSAYAVVAVAVASVVTVWGVAGPAPAAACANAVACENQQTTGVEDLTDGAGNLATYTSAYGDIQGFTTSESVLPGGTISLKVESPTKYAVEVDRLGYYGGKGSRAMSWSMNTSTGTYPANYTNTLPACDSDKSTGLVDCGNWPTTVAIQVPSTAVSGVYIVALEQWDSTDALIGYMPVPVVVREPDNAAHHSDVVVQTSDQTWQAYNTFGGQDVYVGNGPAPDGRAYRVSYNRPLPDIGQNGVFGSEFALIYWLEENGYDVSYISGIDATTDAASVSNHKVFISSGHDEYWNQAQWNNVMAARHAGQNQIFMSGNEVFWRTRMENSIDGSNTPNRTMTTYKMTKLYGTNPVDGVPDPTGQWTGTWMDAHGLGTGAAPEDQLTGTLFSVNANQYSPITFSSQYADLRVWRHTSVASLMNGSESTPYGLLGYEWDSDYADSTRPPGEIDLSSTTLTVDQLRTDYGNDYSTGQATHSLVEFRDQTSHALVFGTATVQWSWGLTNLHTDNTGVANPPNPPNQTTTVDRDVQQATMNMLADEGEQPTTPQSGLVTGTALPAGTPGPTTTVTAPSSGTTVQVLKPLTATGTAAPSPGTVVARVEVSVDGGTTWNAASTTQTAGGAVTWSYAWTPTTMGNAQIQVRSEDDNADIGAQQSVGLTVGPQVCPCVIFPSTASPSHPDSGDGASVEVGTKFKTSTAGNITGVRFYQSPANTGSHVASLWTSNGLLLASTPASTATVTQPGWQTLNFTTPVSIKANTTYVVSYHAPVGHYAADAGYFTSGGAGAPPIQAQQSTSSSGNGVYAYGSSTAFPNNSYNDTNYWVDPVFDNTGIPTTPPTVTSTTPGSGATAVSPTTQVSASFSASMDPTTATFTVKDGTGTSVPGSVSYTSSTNTIVFTPDSPLALSTGYTASLMADDAYGNAMSAAATWQFTTAATMPAPSCPCTLWPTSSVPTTADSGDGNSVELGVKFSSSVAGNVTGLRFYKSAANTGTHTGTLWSATGQQLATGTFTGESASGWQTLTFATPVSIAANTPYVVSYHAPAGHYAADGGYFTNPHNYYPLTAPATTNGLYSYGSTATFPTNTYNATNYWVDPIFQTTAPAASPAASQLSSPSARVISGRVTGAAVAGAGAAVAGSAATPSGNKITLLKDPVMDPTHPITTVLPATADPASVKMTVITAAPVPGQEWPSGTVMPGYVTFDPATHIVAFHPSGMLPRDASYRVTVTANVDNDDPTPPLTWVIAPTTVTGGSPALPGQGTPLGVAPGVLPSPSYGSRSNKPGIK; this is translated from the coding sequence ATGGCGCACAACAGGATTTACAGAGGGCTGAGGAAGTCCGCCTACGCGGTCGTCGCGGTGGCGGTCGCCTCCGTGGTGACGGTGTGGGGCGTGGCCGGGCCGGCGCCCGCCGCGGCGTGCGCCAACGCGGTGGCGTGCGAGAACCAGCAGACCACCGGCGTGGAGGACCTGACCGACGGCGCCGGGAACCTGGCGACGTACACCAGCGCCTACGGGGACATCCAGGGGTTCACCACCTCCGAGAGCGTGCTGCCGGGCGGCACGATCAGCCTGAAGGTGGAGTCCCCGACGAAGTACGCGGTCGAGGTCGACCGCCTCGGGTACTACGGCGGCAAGGGCTCGCGGGCGATGTCGTGGAGCATGAACACCTCCACCGGGACCTACCCCGCCAACTACACGAACACCCTGCCGGCCTGCGACTCCGACAAGTCCACCGGTCTGGTGGACTGCGGGAACTGGCCGACCACCGTGGCGATCCAGGTGCCCTCCACCGCAGTGTCAGGGGTCTACATCGTCGCCCTGGAGCAGTGGGACAGCACCGACGCGCTGATCGGCTACATGCCGGTGCCGGTGGTGGTCCGGGAACCGGACAACGCCGCGCACCACAGCGACGTCGTGGTGCAGACCTCCGACCAGACCTGGCAGGCCTACAACACCTTCGGCGGCCAGGACGTCTACGTGGGCAACGGCCCGGCGCCGGACGGCCGCGCCTACCGCGTCAGCTACAACCGGCCGCTGCCGGACATCGGGCAGAACGGCGTGTTCGGCTCGGAGTTCGCGCTGATCTACTGGCTGGAGGAGAACGGCTACGACGTCAGCTACATCTCCGGTATCGACGCCACGACCGACGCGGCGTCGGTGAGCAACCACAAGGTGTTCATCTCCTCGGGCCATGACGAGTACTGGAACCAGGCCCAGTGGAACAACGTCATGGCGGCGCGGCATGCCGGACAGAACCAGATCTTCATGTCCGGCAACGAGGTCTTCTGGCGGACCCGCATGGAGAACAGCATCGACGGGTCCAACACGCCGAACCGCACCATGACCACGTACAAGATGACGAAGCTGTACGGGACCAACCCGGTGGACGGCGTCCCCGACCCGACAGGGCAGTGGACCGGCACCTGGATGGACGCCCACGGCCTCGGCACCGGCGCGGCGCCCGAGGACCAGCTGACCGGCACGCTGTTCTCGGTCAACGCGAACCAGTACTCACCGATCACCTTCTCGTCGCAGTACGCCGACCTGCGCGTCTGGCGCCACACCTCGGTCGCCAGCCTCATGAACGGCTCGGAGAGCACGCCCTACGGCCTGCTGGGCTACGAATGGGACTCGGACTACGCCGACTCCACACGGCCGCCGGGGGAGATCGACCTGTCCTCCACGACGCTGACCGTGGACCAGCTGCGCACCGACTACGGCAACGACTACTCGACCGGTCAGGCCACGCACAGCCTGGTGGAGTTCCGCGACCAGACGTCGCATGCGCTGGTCTTCGGCACGGCCACGGTCCAGTGGTCCTGGGGCCTGACGAACCTGCACACCGACAACACCGGCGTCGCCAACCCGCCGAACCCGCCGAACCAGACCACCACGGTGGACCGGGACGTCCAGCAGGCCACCATGAACATGCTGGCCGACGAGGGGGAGCAGCCGACCACGCCGCAGTCCGGACTGGTGACCGGCACGGCGCTGCCGGCCGGCACCCCGGGCCCGACGACGACCGTGACCGCTCCGAGTTCCGGCACCACGGTGCAGGTCCTCAAGCCCCTGACGGCCACCGGCACCGCGGCGCCGTCGCCCGGGACCGTCGTGGCCCGGGTCGAGGTCTCGGTGGACGGCGGCACCACGTGGAACGCCGCCAGCACCACGCAGACCGCCGGCGGCGCGGTGACCTGGAGCTACGCCTGGACGCCGACCACCATGGGCAATGCGCAGATCCAGGTGCGCTCCGAGGACGACAACGCGGACATAGGAGCCCAACAGTCGGTCGGCCTGACCGTCGGCCCGCAGGTCTGCCCCTGCGTGATCTTCCCGTCCACCGCGTCGCCGTCCCACCCGGACAGCGGTGACGGCGCGTCGGTGGAGGTCGGGACCAAGTTCAAGACCTCGACCGCCGGCAACATCACCGGCGTCCGCTTCTACCAGAGCCCGGCGAACACCGGCTCGCACGTGGCGAGCCTGTGGACCTCCAACGGGCTGCTGCTGGCGTCCACGCCGGCCTCGACGGCGACGGTGACGCAGCCGGGCTGGCAGACGCTGAACTTCACCACGCCGGTGTCGATCAAGGCGAACACGACCTACGTCGTGTCGTACCACGCGCCGGTCGGGCACTACGCGGCCGACGCCGGGTACTTCACGTCCGGCGGGGCCGGGGCGCCGCCGATCCAGGCGCAGCAGTCGACGAGCTCCAGCGGGAACGGCGTCTACGCCTACGGATCCTCGACGGCCTTCCCGAACAACTCCTACAACGACACCAACTACTGGGTGGACCCGGTGTTCGACAACACCGGGATCCCGACCACGCCGCCGACGGTGACCTCGACGACCCCGGGCTCGGGGGCGACCGCGGTGTCGCCGACGACGCAGGTGTCGGCGTCGTTCAGCGCCTCGATGGACCCGACGACGGCGACCTTCACGGTGAAGGACGGGACGGGGACCTCGGTGCCCGGCTCGGTGAGCTACACGTCGTCGACGAACACGATCGTGTTCACCCCCGACAGCCCGCTGGCGTTGAGCACCGGGTACACCGCTTCGCTCATGGCGGACGACGCCTATGGCAACGCGATGAGCGCGGCGGCGACGTGGCAGTTCACGACCGCCGCCACGATGCCGGCGCCCTCGTGCCCGTGCACGCTGTGGCCGACGTCGAGTGTGCCGACGACGGCGGACTCCGGGGACGGCAACTCGGTGGAGCTCGGGGTGAAGTTCTCCTCGTCGGTGGCGGGGAACGTGACCGGGCTCCGGTTCTATAAGAGTGCTGCGAACACCGGCACGCACACCGGCACCTTGTGGAGCGCCACCGGCCAGCAACTGGCGACCGGGACGTTCACCGGCGAGAGCGCCTCGGGGTGGCAGACGCTGACGTTCGCGACCCCGGTCTCGATCGCCGCGAACACGCCGTACGTGGTCTCGTACCACGCGCCTGCCGGGCACTACGCGGCGGACGGCGGATACTTCACCAACCCGCACAACTACTATCCGCTCACCGCGCCGGCAACCACGAACGGGCTCTACTCGTACGGGTCGACGGCCACGTTCCCGACCAACACCTATAACGCGACGAACTACTGGGTGGATCCGATCTTCCAGACGACCGCCCCGGCCGCCAGCCCGGCGGCGTCGCAGCTGTCGAGTCCCAGCGCGCGGGTGATCAGCGGCCGGGTGACGGGTGCCGCGGTGGCGGGCGCGGGCGCGGCGGTTGCGGGATCCGCGGCCACGCCGTCCGGCAACAAGATCACGCTGCTCAAGGACCCGGTGATGGATCCGACGCACCCGATCACCACGGTGCTTCCCGCGACGGCCGATCCGGCGTCGGTGAAGATGACCGTGATCACGGCGGCGCCGGTACCGGGGCAGGAGTGGCCGTCGGGGACGGTCATGCCGGGGTACGTGACCTTCGATCCGGCGACGCACATCGTGGCGTTCCATCCCTCGGGGATGCTGCCGCGCGACGCGTCGTACCGGGTGACGGTGACCGCGAACGTCGACAACGACGATCCGACGCCGCCGCTGACGTGGGTGATCGCGCCGACGACGGTGACCGGCGGTTCGCCTGCGCTGCCGGGGCAGGGAACGCCTCTGGGTGTGGCGCCGGGAGTCTTGCCGTCCCCTTCGTATGGGAGCCGGAGTAACAAGCCGGGGATCAAGTAG
- a CDS encoding DegT/DnrJ/EryC1/StrS family aminotransferase, with translation MSPRIPLVDLAAAHAEVAHAVQAGFAEVLATTGFVGGPQVAAFEREYAAFAGVAHCVGVANGTDAVELSLRAVGVVPGDEVIVPANTFAATAGAVARIGAKPVFVDCDPASCLLDVPAALAAIRPATKAIVPVHLYGQLAPVDELRAGLAGSDIRIVEDAAQCQGATRLGRTPGSGPGAIAATSFYPGKNLGAYGDGGAVLTDDEELAGTVRKLGSHGGLVKYAHDIAGVNSRLDALQAVVLRAKLRRLPEWNAARQAAAAYYDKLLADLDDVTLPTVLPGNEHVWHLYTVQVPDRDAVLAALEAEGIGAGIHYPVPLHRTGAFATEASYPHAEHVAAHTLSLPLHPHLMREQQESVVAALARALPAHRGRL, from the coding sequence ATGAGCCCGCGCATACCCCTGGTCGACCTGGCCGCCGCGCACGCGGAGGTCGCGCACGCGGTGCAGGCCGGGTTCGCCGAGGTGCTGGCCACGACCGGATTCGTCGGCGGCCCGCAGGTGGCGGCCTTCGAACGCGAGTACGCGGCGTTCGCCGGCGTCGCGCACTGCGTCGGCGTGGCCAACGGCACCGACGCCGTCGAGCTGTCGCTGCGCGCGGTCGGGGTCGTGCCGGGCGACGAGGTGATCGTGCCGGCGAACACCTTCGCGGCCACCGCCGGCGCGGTGGCCCGGATCGGCGCGAAGCCGGTGTTCGTGGACTGCGACCCGGCCTCCTGCCTGCTCGACGTCCCGGCGGCGCTGGCCGCGATCCGGCCGGCCACCAAGGCCATCGTGCCGGTCCACCTGTACGGGCAGCTCGCGCCGGTCGACGAGCTGCGAGCCGGTCTGGCCGGCAGCGACATCCGGATCGTCGAGGACGCCGCCCAGTGCCAGGGCGCCACGCGCCTGGGCCGGACGCCCGGCTCCGGGCCCGGGGCGATCGCCGCGACGAGCTTCTATCCCGGCAAGAACCTCGGCGCCTACGGGGACGGCGGGGCGGTCCTGACGGACGACGAGGAGCTGGCCGGGACGGTGCGCAAGCTGGGCAGCCACGGCGGCCTGGTCAAGTACGCGCACGACATCGCGGGCGTCAACAGCCGGCTGGACGCGCTGCAGGCCGTGGTCCTGCGCGCCAAGCTGCGCCGGCTGCCGGAGTGGAACGCCGCGCGCCAGGCCGCGGCGGCGTACTACGACAAGCTGCTCGCCGACCTCGACGACGTCACCCTGCCGACCGTGCTGCCGGGCAACGAGCACGTCTGGCACCTGTACACGGTCCAGGTCCCCGACCGGGACGCGGTCCTGGCGGCCCTGGAGGCCGAGGGCATCGGCGCGGGGATCCACTACCCGGTGCCGCTCCACCGGACCGGCGCGTTCGCCACCGAAGCGTCGTATCCGCACGCCGAACATGTCGCGGCGCACACGCTCTCCCTGCCGCTGCACCCGCATCTGATGCGGGAGCAGCAGGAGAGCGTCGTCGCCGCCCTGGCCCGGGCGCTTCCGGCGCACCGGGGCCGTCTGTAG
- a CDS encoding NeuD/PglB/VioB family sugar acetyltransferase codes for MTELRIAIAGAGGFGRETAEALRDRYPGSDVFAGFLDDALPGLPIADQVRGPIDLIRSLPEVRLVVCVGNPRNYFARARIVERLGLPDRRYATIVHPFAQLSRSSTVGAGSVLLAGVVLTADATISRHVAVMPHAVVTHDVVVRDYATLASGVKLGGGVVVDEGAYIGAGAMVREGVRIGAWSQVGMGSVVLQDVPDREVWVGNPARKLRDVARPESLAHRAALR; via the coding sequence GTGACCGAGCTGCGGATCGCGATCGCCGGGGCCGGCGGCTTCGGCCGGGAGACGGCCGAAGCCCTCCGGGACCGGTATCCGGGCTCTGACGTCTTCGCCGGCTTCCTCGACGACGCGCTGCCCGGACTGCCGATCGCCGACCAGGTCCGGGGGCCCATCGACCTGATCCGCTCGCTGCCGGAGGTGCGGCTGGTGGTCTGCGTCGGCAATCCGCGCAACTACTTCGCGCGGGCCCGGATCGTCGAGCGGCTGGGCCTGCCGGACCGGCGGTACGCGACCATCGTGCACCCCTTCGCGCAGCTGTCGCGCAGCTCCACGGTCGGTGCCGGATCGGTGCTGCTGGCCGGGGTGGTCCTGACCGCCGACGCGACGATCAGCCGGCACGTGGCCGTGATGCCGCACGCCGTGGTGACCCACGACGTCGTGGTCCGGGACTACGCGACGCTGGCCTCCGGGGTGAAGCTCGGCGGCGGCGTGGTCGTCGACGAGGGTGCCTACATCGGGGCCGGGGCCATGGTGCGTGAGGGCGTGCGCATCGGGGCCTGGTCGCAGGTGGGCATGGGATCCGTGGTGCTCCAGGACGTGCCGGACCGCGAGGTGTGGGTCGGGAATCCGGCCCGCAAACTCCGGGACGTCGCCCGCCCGGAGTCCTTAGCGCACCGGGCGGCGCTGCGATGA
- a CDS encoding DegT/DnrJ/EryC1/StrS family aminotransferase, whose translation MSSAVVTEAEAEAEAAARIPVMVPWLGEEEAEAAAEAVRSGWVAQGPRVAEFERAFAAEVGAAYGVACSSGTAALHLGLVALGVGTGDGDEVVVPSLSFIATANAARYVNAVPVFADVDLATGNLTPETVAAVLTPRTRAVILVHQGGVPADLDALRGLCRERGLALLEDAACAAGVRYRGAPVGAGAQAAAWSFHPRKLLTTGEGGMVTTDDAEAAARMRRLREHGMNVSAADRHASAKPVLEAYLETGFNYRMTDIQAAVGLVQLRKLAPTVAERREIAARYQRELAGIPGLSPVTDPEYGRTNYQSFWVRLDDRFPVSRDELLLRLSDAGVSARRGIMAAHMEPAYADVSTPRLPATEALSLNSLILPVFHGMTAAQQDRVVAVVKAAAS comes from the coding sequence ATGAGCAGCGCTGTGGTCACCGAGGCCGAAGCCGAGGCCGAGGCGGCGGCGCGCATCCCGGTGATGGTGCCGTGGCTCGGCGAGGAGGAGGCCGAGGCCGCGGCCGAGGCGGTGCGCTCCGGCTGGGTCGCCCAGGGGCCGCGCGTCGCCGAGTTCGAGCGGGCCTTCGCCGCCGAGGTGGGGGCCGCGTACGGCGTCGCCTGCAGCTCGGGCACCGCCGCGCTGCACCTCGGCCTGGTGGCCCTCGGCGTCGGCACCGGCGACGGCGACGAGGTGGTCGTGCCGTCGCTGTCCTTCATCGCGACGGCGAACGCCGCGCGCTACGTGAACGCCGTCCCGGTCTTCGCCGATGTGGACCTCGCGACGGGGAATCTGACCCCTGAGACCGTGGCCGCCGTGCTGACTCCCCGGACCCGCGCGGTGATCCTCGTCCACCAGGGCGGCGTGCCGGCGGACCTGGACGCGCTGCGCGGCCTGTGCCGGGAGCGCGGTCTGGCGCTGCTGGAAGACGCGGCGTGCGCGGCGGGAGTCCGCTACCGGGGCGCTCCGGTCGGGGCCGGCGCGCAGGCGGCGGCGTGGTCGTTCCACCCGCGCAAGCTGCTCACCACCGGCGAGGGCGGCATGGTCACCACCGACGACGCCGAGGCCGCGGCCCGGATGCGGCGCCTGCGCGAGCACGGGATGAACGTCTCGGCCGCCGACCGGCACGCGAGCGCGAAGCCGGTGCTGGAGGCGTATCTGGAGACCGGGTTCAACTACCGGATGACCGACATCCAGGCCGCGGTGGGGCTGGTGCAGCTGCGCAAGCTGGCCCCGACGGTCGCCGAGCGGCGGGAGATCGCGGCCCGGTACCAGCGCGAGCTGGCGGGGATCCCCGGGCTGTCGCCGGTGACGGACCCCGAATACGGCCGGACCAACTACCAGTCGTTCTGGGTCCGGCTGGACGACCGGTTCCCGGTCTCCCGCGACGAGTTGCTGCTCCGGCTGTCCGACGCGGGAGTCTCCGCGCGCCGCGGCATCATGGCCGCGCACATGGAGCCGGCGTACGCGGACGTCAGCACGCCGCGGCTGCCGGCCACCGAGGCGCTGAGCCTGAACTCGCTGATCCTGCCGGTGTTCCACGGCATGACCGCGGCGCAGCAGGACCGTGTCGTGGCCGTCGTGAAGGCGGCCGCCTCGTGA
- a CDS encoding NAD-dependent epimerase/dehydratase family protein, with amino-acid sequence MSTTHNTGAAVALAGSRALVTGGAGTIGSHVVDRLLEAGCESVVVLDNFVRGRRANLAAAIPGGRVRIVEGDIRDRDLLAELSAGTDVVFHLAAIRITQCAEEPRLANEVLVDGTFNVLEAAAAAGVKKVVASSSASVYGLAEHFPTDERHHSYNNDTFYGAAKAFNEAMLRSFKSMYGLDYVALRYFNVYGPRMDIHGLYTEVLIRWMERIAAGTPPLILGDGTQTMDFVHVADIARANVLAAAADLTDEVFNVACGVETSLNELAKTLLEVMGSDLPVEYGPPRAVNGVTRRLADISQAESRLGFKAEMQLREGLTDLVQWWRSEQEAAPEPAPVSGVAAAAVRAAAAAKTASGAAVEGAPS; translated from the coding sequence ATGAGCACCACGCACAACACCGGCGCGGCGGTCGCCCTGGCGGGCAGCCGGGCGCTGGTCACCGGCGGCGCCGGGACGATCGGCTCGCATGTCGTGGACCGGCTGCTGGAGGCCGGCTGCGAGTCGGTGGTCGTGCTGGACAACTTCGTCCGCGGCCGGCGGGCCAACCTGGCCGCGGCGATTCCGGGCGGCCGGGTGCGGATCGTCGAGGGCGACATCCGGGACCGGGACCTGCTCGCCGAGCTGAGCGCCGGCACCGACGTGGTGTTCCACCTGGCGGCGATCCGGATCACGCAGTGCGCCGAGGAGCCGAGGCTGGCCAACGAGGTGCTCGTCGACGGCACGTTCAACGTGCTGGAGGCCGCGGCGGCGGCCGGGGTGAAGAAGGTCGTGGCGTCCTCCTCGGCCTCGGTCTACGGCCTGGCCGAGCACTTCCCGACCGACGAGCGGCACCACAGCTACAACAACGACACCTTCTACGGCGCGGCGAAGGCCTTCAACGAGGCGATGCTCCGCAGTTTCAAGAGCATGTACGGGCTCGACTACGTCGCGCTGCGGTACTTCAATGTCTACGGCCCGCGCATGGACATCCACGGCCTCTACACCGAGGTCCTGATCCGCTGGATGGAGCGCATCGCGGCCGGCACGCCGCCGCTGATCCTCGGAGACGGCACGCAGACGATGGACTTCGTGCACGTCGCGGACATCGCGCGGGCCAACGTCCTGGCGGCGGCCGCGGACCTGACCGACGAGGTCTTCAACGTCGCCTGCGGGGTCGAGACCAGCCTGAACGAGCTGGCCAAGACGCTGCTGGAGGTCATGGGTTCGGATCTGCCGGTGGAGTACGGGCCGCCGCGGGCCGTGAACGGCGTGACCCGGCGCCTGGCCGACATCTCGCAGGCCGAGTCGCGGCTGGGGTTCAAGGCCGAGATGCAGCTGCGTGAGGGGCTGACGGACCTGGTGCAGTGGTGGCGGAGCGAGCAGGAGGCGGCGCCCGAGCCGGCGCCGGTGTCCGGGGTCGCGGCGGCGGCGGTGCGCGCCGCGGCGGCGGCCAAGACGGCCTCCGGGGCCGCGGTCGAAGGAGCTCCCTCATGA